A single window of Sulfurovum sp. UBA12169 DNA harbors:
- a CDS encoding histidine kinase, with protein sequence MIKPTPIDEEIQVDPKRYLVSRTDKHGVIDFANDYFAEISGYSKEELIGKPHSLIRHPDMPKIIFKLMWDRIQKGENLLALIKNLAKDGRYYWVFTSFEPQRDTDTGEIFGYKASRKAAPKDAVEIIDALYKKLVALEKEGGMEASFEYLDKFLKEKDPNLEIQDLMENIHKFY encoded by the coding sequence ATGATAAAGCCGACACCTATTGATGAAGAGATACAGGTTGATCCAAAGAGATACCTGGTGAGCAGAACGGATAAGCATGGTGTGATTGATTTTGCCAATGATTATTTTGCCGAGATCAGCGGATACAGCAAAGAAGAACTTATCGGAAAGCCTCATAGCCTTATTCGTCATCCGGATATGCCAAAAATTATATTTAAACTTATGTGGGACAGGATACAAAAAGGGGAGAATTTGCTCGCCCTTATTAAAAATTTAGCAAAAGATGGGAGATACTATTGGGTATTTACTTCATTTGAACCTCAAAGAGATACAGATACGGGAGAAATTTTTGGATACAAAGCATCAAGAAAAGCAGCCCCCAAAGATGCTGTTGAGATTATAGATGCTCTTTATAAAAAACTCGTAGCCTTAGAAAAAGAAGGCGGAATGGAAGCATCTTTTGAATATCTGGATAAATTTTTAAAAGAGAAAGATCCAAATTTGGAGATCCAGGATCTTATGGAAAATATCCATAAATTCTATTAA